A part of Paenibacillus donghaensis genomic DNA contains:
- a CDS encoding ROK family protein, whose protein sequence is MDKASPNLMKEINLNTVRRAMKQHGKATKPQLAALTGLSVVTIQSLMKELIELGEVEEDALIPSNGGRPVLNYRFNYNHSLALVIHMNELQVEDIVFVAVFNLNGDPLLNREYSFKDIFNRKIFYRMLDELLALFPSIKVMGIGIPGQSVNGKIIVSSHQELQGVELAGELERRYGLPVVLENDVNAAVSGYCHHKQTAEEQCILGIYFPEKYPPGVGIYLNEGIVKGKNGMAGEIKFLPLNVDWYRAMTAEVFIETVCTIVQTLSAVLAPDQIVIYREQIDVEAWRSGWDSYQSTHGLPSAPEIRISNAFYEDFKEGMKWLTLQALEPKLQNQL, encoded by the coding sequence ATGGACAAAGCCAGCCCTAACCTAATGAAAGAAATCAATCTGAACACCGTCCGCCGGGCAATGAAGCAGCATGGCAAAGCAACCAAGCCGCAATTGGCGGCCCTTACCGGGCTGAGTGTGGTTACCATTCAGTCGCTGATGAAAGAACTGATCGAGCTTGGTGAGGTCGAGGAGGATGCGCTGATTCCATCCAATGGGGGACGCCCGGTATTAAATTACCGGTTCAACTATAATCACAGCTTGGCTCTGGTGATCCATATGAACGAATTACAGGTCGAAGACATTGTGTTTGTGGCCGTCTTTAATCTGAATGGAGATCCGCTGCTTAACCGGGAATATTCCTTCAAGGATATTTTCAACCGGAAGATCTTCTACCGTATGCTGGATGAGCTGTTGGCTCTTTTTCCATCCATTAAAGTGATGGGCATTGGCATCCCCGGTCAGTCGGTAAACGGCAAGATTATCGTCAGCAGCCACCAAGAGCTGCAAGGGGTTGAACTGGCCGGAGAGCTGGAGCGAAGATATGGATTGCCTGTGGTGCTGGAGAATGACGTGAATGCCGCTGTGAGCGGGTATTGCCATCACAAGCAGACTGCTGAGGAGCAATGTATTCTAGGGATTTATTTTCCGGAGAAGTATCCGCCCGGGGTAGGGATTTACCTGAACGAAGGTATTGTAAAAGGCAAAAATGGAATGGCCGGAGAGATCAAGTTTCTTCCATTGAATGTGGATTGGTACCGTGCCATGACAGCTGAAGTATTCATTGAAACCGTCTGTACGATTGTACAGACCTTAAGTGCGGTTCTTGCCCCGGATCAAATCGTGATCTACCGCGAACAGATCGATGTGGAAGCCTGGCGCTCCGGATGGGATTCTTATCAATCCACCCACGGATTGCCGTCTGCTCCTGAGATCAGGATATCCAACGCCTTTTATGAGGACTTCAAGGAAGGCATGAAGTGGCTGACACTGCAAGCGCTGGAACCCAAACTACAAAATCAACTCTGA